The following proteins are co-located in the Carassius gibelio isolate Cgi1373 ecotype wild population from Czech Republic chromosome A9, carGib1.2-hapl.c, whole genome shotgun sequence genome:
- the LOC128019525 gene encoding SLAIN motif-containing protein 1-like isoform X2 gives MLFSSMDGLLFKPQMIADVNGNSKIMNAELEVKKLQELVRKLERQNERLRSRTNAGHSCTSGGRVSAAPVTGGYCASPPESPSFGLSEERYPYFHPQSVTGADEEDATVLDELEILDLHLVLPIDGEPDYSWLYVSPKAKLFPRLLLLSPLQWCRHVLDNPRPEVELAKRSLCNQLDQDPPSPNHQKSLTGRNCSSLTERSPTFLYHMATHSNSHWQRPLSPQSSIDSDLSVSELEDDTISMSYKLQDMTDVEVMARLQEESLRQEYASTSATVTCRSASFSVHPGARRSMRSEAELEEEYDQLLAPQPRLFRTSSMQRSRSHSQSLSSTPQYLNSLSYQQLHMPNLSSSTATETQSYRAHTDKLRRSMPNLVRAPSTPSVSSVPNVPAPTAHIATSSSSLSLLCNSQSFDSHSGLTKIHSAIPSPGQLQQRVQSVGNFSTRPPLKATAYVSPTIQSAPTMPSSVSLGSIPSSSSSISLPSKPSAPSSTRSALPRPASFVGTSGASRSKIAQPIRSLLTPPKSVSALSALRDGSWRDGCY, from the exons ATGCTTTTCTCTTCAATGGACGGACTATTGTTCAAGCCGCAGATGATTGCGGACGTCAATGGCAACAGTAAGATAATGAACGCAGAACTGGAGGTGAAAAAGCTTCAGGAGCTCGTGAGGAAGCTGGAGAGGCAGAACGAGCGGCTCCGGTCGAGAACGAACGCCGGGCACAGCTGCACCTCCGGCGGCCGTGTGTCAGCAGCTCCGGTCACCGGGGGCTACTGCGCTTCTCCTCCTGAGTCTCCATCTTTTGGTCTATCGGAGGAGCGCTATCCGTATTTTCATCCGCAGTCAGTGACTGGTGCTGATGAGGAGGATGCCACTGTCCTGGATGAGTTGGAAATACTAGACCTTCATCTTGTTCTCCCCATCGATGGAGAGCCTGATTACAGCTG GTTGTACGTGTCTCCAAAAGCCAAGCTGTTTCCTCGTCTTCTTCTCCTCAGTCCTCTTCAGTGGTGCAGACACGTGCTGGACAACCCCAGACCAGAGGTGGAGTTAGCCAAACGCTCATTGTGCAACCAACTGGACCAAG ATCCACCTTCACCAAACCATCAGAAGTCTCTCACAGGGAGGAACTGCTCCAGCCTAACCGAAAGATCTCCCACATTCCTCTATCACATGGCTACACACA GTAATAGTCATTGGCAAAGGCCTCTCAGTCCTCAGTCATCCATAGACAGTGATCTCAGTGTCTCTGAGCTGGAGGACGACACCATCTCTATGAGCTATAAGCTTCAGGACATGACTGATGTGGAGGTCATGGCCCGACTGCAGGAGGAGA gTCTACGGCAGGAGTACGCGAGCACCTCTGCCACAGTCACGTGCCGCAGTGCTAGTTTTTCGGTGCACCCAGGTGCACGCAGGAGCATGAGGAGTGAAGCCGAGCTAGAGGAAGAGTACGATCAGCTGTTGGCTCCGCAGCCGCGGCTCTTCCGTACGTCCTCCATGCAGCGCAGCAGGTCCCACTCACAGAGCCTCTCCAGCACGCCTCAGTACCTCAACAGCCTGTCCTACCAGCAGCTGCACATGCCCAACCTCAGCTCCAGCACAGCCACAGAGACCCAGAGCTACAGAGCCCACACAG acaaGCTAAGGAGGAGCATGCCAAACCTGGTTCGAGCTCCCAGCACCCCCAGTGTCTCCAGTGTGCCTAATGTTCCTGCTCCGACCGCTCACATTGCCACATCCTCCTCATCTTTGTCGTTACTCTGCAACAGTCAGAGTTTTGATTCCCACAGCGGTCTGACCAAGATACATTCTGCAA TTCCCTCTCCGGGCCAGTTACAGCAGCGGGTTCAGAGCGTGGGCAACTTCTCAACACGGCCCCCTCTGAAAGCCACGGCGTACGTGAGCCCTACCATCCAGAGTGCCCCCACAATGCCTTCCTCTGTTAGTCTCGGCTCTAtccccagcagcagcagcagcatctctCTCCCCAGCAAACCCAGCGCCCCCTCGTCCACTCGTAGCGCTCTACCTCGGCCTGCTTCCTTTGTTGGGACAAGTGGGGCCTCGCGCAGTAAAATCGCCCAGCCTATACGAAG
- the LOC128019525 gene encoding SLAIN motif-containing protein 1-like isoform X3 — MLFSSMDGLLFKPQMIADVNGNSKIMNAELEVKKLQELVRKLERQNERLRSRTNAGHSCTSGGRVSAAPVTGGYCASPPESPSFGLSEERYPYFHPQSVTGADEEDATVLDELEILDLHLVLPIDGEPDYSWLYVSPKAKLFPRLLLLSPLQWCRHVLDNPRPEVELAKRSLCNQLDQAKRWRSVLSSSVLFSPVDELSSLSSSSKPFTKPALTEQTDPPSPNHQKSLTGRNCSSLTERSPTFLYHMATHSNSHWQRPLSPQSSIDSDLSVSELEDDTISMSYKLQDMTDVEVMARLQEENKLRRSMPNLVRAPSTPSVSSVPNVPAPTAHIATSSSSLSLLCNSQSFDSHSGLTKIHSAIPSPGQLQQRVQSVGNFSTRPPLKATAYVSPTIQSAPTMPSSVSLGSIPSSSSSISLPSKPSAPSSTRSALPRPASFVGTSGASRSKIAQPIRSLLTPPKSVSALSALRDGSWRDGCY, encoded by the exons ATGCTTTTCTCTTCAATGGACGGACTATTGTTCAAGCCGCAGATGATTGCGGACGTCAATGGCAACAGTAAGATAATGAACGCAGAACTGGAGGTGAAAAAGCTTCAGGAGCTCGTGAGGAAGCTGGAGAGGCAGAACGAGCGGCTCCGGTCGAGAACGAACGCCGGGCACAGCTGCACCTCCGGCGGCCGTGTGTCAGCAGCTCCGGTCACCGGGGGCTACTGCGCTTCTCCTCCTGAGTCTCCATCTTTTGGTCTATCGGAGGAGCGCTATCCGTATTTTCATCCGCAGTCAGTGACTGGTGCTGATGAGGAGGATGCCACTGTCCTGGATGAGTTGGAAATACTAGACCTTCATCTTGTTCTCCCCATCGATGGAGAGCCTGATTACAGCTG GTTGTACGTGTCTCCAAAAGCCAAGCTGTTTCCTCGTCTTCTTCTCCTCAGTCCTCTTCAGTGGTGCAGACACGTGCTGGACAACCCCAGACCAGAGGTGGAGTTAGCCAAACGCTCATTGTGCAACCAACTGGACCAAG CCAAAAGATGGAGAAGCGTGCTCTCTTCAAGCGTTCTGTTCAGTCCTGTAGACGAACTCTCTTCTTTAAGCAGCTCTTCTAAACCCTTTACTAAACCTGCACTAACTGAGCAAACAG ATCCACCTTCACCAAACCATCAGAAGTCTCTCACAGGGAGGAACTGCTCCAGCCTAACCGAAAGATCTCCCACATTCCTCTATCACATGGCTACACACA GTAATAGTCATTGGCAAAGGCCTCTCAGTCCTCAGTCATCCATAGACAGTGATCTCAGTGTCTCTGAGCTGGAGGACGACACCATCTCTATGAGCTATAAGCTTCAGGACATGACTGATGTGGAGGTCATGGCCCGACTGCAGGAGGAGA acaaGCTAAGGAGGAGCATGCCAAACCTGGTTCGAGCTCCCAGCACCCCCAGTGTCTCCAGTGTGCCTAATGTTCCTGCTCCGACCGCTCACATTGCCACATCCTCCTCATCTTTGTCGTTACTCTGCAACAGTCAGAGTTTTGATTCCCACAGCGGTCTGACCAAGATACATTCTGCAA TTCCCTCTCCGGGCCAGTTACAGCAGCGGGTTCAGAGCGTGGGCAACTTCTCAACACGGCCCCCTCTGAAAGCCACGGCGTACGTGAGCCCTACCATCCAGAGTGCCCCCACAATGCCTTCCTCTGTTAGTCTCGGCTCTAtccccagcagcagcagcagcatctctCTCCCCAGCAAACCCAGCGCCCCCTCGTCCACTCGTAGCGCTCTACCTCGGCCTGCTTCCTTTGTTGGGACAAGTGGGGCCTCGCGCAGTAAAATCGCCCAGCCTATACGAAG
- the LOC128019525 gene encoding SLAIN motif-containing protein 1-like isoform X1 encodes MLFSSMDGLLFKPQMIADVNGNSKIMNAELEVKKLQELVRKLERQNERLRSRTNAGHSCTSGGRVSAAPVTGGYCASPPESPSFGLSEERYPYFHPQSVTGADEEDATVLDELEILDLHLVLPIDGEPDYSWLYVSPKAKLFPRLLLLSPLQWCRHVLDNPRPEVELAKRSLCNQLDQAKRWRSVLSSSVLFSPVDELSSLSSSSKPFTKPALTEQTDPPSPNHQKSLTGRNCSSLTERSPTFLYHMATHSNSHWQRPLSPQSSIDSDLSVSELEDDTISMSYKLQDMTDVEVMARLQEESLRQEYASTSATVTCRSASFSVHPGARRSMRSEAELEEEYDQLLAPQPRLFRTSSMQRSRSHSQSLSSTPQYLNSLSYQQLHMPNLSSSTATETQSYRAHTDKLRRSMPNLVRAPSTPSVSSVPNVPAPTAHIATSSSSLSLLCNSQSFDSHSGLTKIHSAIPSPGQLQQRVQSVGNFSTRPPLKATAYVSPTIQSAPTMPSSVSLGSIPSSSSSISLPSKPSAPSSTRSALPRPASFVGTSGASRSKIAQPIRSLLTPPKSVSALSALRDGSWRDGCY; translated from the exons ATGCTTTTCTCTTCAATGGACGGACTATTGTTCAAGCCGCAGATGATTGCGGACGTCAATGGCAACAGTAAGATAATGAACGCAGAACTGGAGGTGAAAAAGCTTCAGGAGCTCGTGAGGAAGCTGGAGAGGCAGAACGAGCGGCTCCGGTCGAGAACGAACGCCGGGCACAGCTGCACCTCCGGCGGCCGTGTGTCAGCAGCTCCGGTCACCGGGGGCTACTGCGCTTCTCCTCCTGAGTCTCCATCTTTTGGTCTATCGGAGGAGCGCTATCCGTATTTTCATCCGCAGTCAGTGACTGGTGCTGATGAGGAGGATGCCACTGTCCTGGATGAGTTGGAAATACTAGACCTTCATCTTGTTCTCCCCATCGATGGAGAGCCTGATTACAGCTG GTTGTACGTGTCTCCAAAAGCCAAGCTGTTTCCTCGTCTTCTTCTCCTCAGTCCTCTTCAGTGGTGCAGACACGTGCTGGACAACCCCAGACCAGAGGTGGAGTTAGCCAAACGCTCATTGTGCAACCAACTGGACCAAG CCAAAAGATGGAGAAGCGTGCTCTCTTCAAGCGTTCTGTTCAGTCCTGTAGACGAACTCTCTTCTTTAAGCAGCTCTTCTAAACCCTTTACTAAACCTGCACTAACTGAGCAAACAG ATCCACCTTCACCAAACCATCAGAAGTCTCTCACAGGGAGGAACTGCTCCAGCCTAACCGAAAGATCTCCCACATTCCTCTATCACATGGCTACACACA GTAATAGTCATTGGCAAAGGCCTCTCAGTCCTCAGTCATCCATAGACAGTGATCTCAGTGTCTCTGAGCTGGAGGACGACACCATCTCTATGAGCTATAAGCTTCAGGACATGACTGATGTGGAGGTCATGGCCCGACTGCAGGAGGAGA gTCTACGGCAGGAGTACGCGAGCACCTCTGCCACAGTCACGTGCCGCAGTGCTAGTTTTTCGGTGCACCCAGGTGCACGCAGGAGCATGAGGAGTGAAGCCGAGCTAGAGGAAGAGTACGATCAGCTGTTGGCTCCGCAGCCGCGGCTCTTCCGTACGTCCTCCATGCAGCGCAGCAGGTCCCACTCACAGAGCCTCTCCAGCACGCCTCAGTACCTCAACAGCCTGTCCTACCAGCAGCTGCACATGCCCAACCTCAGCTCCAGCACAGCCACAGAGACCCAGAGCTACAGAGCCCACACAG acaaGCTAAGGAGGAGCATGCCAAACCTGGTTCGAGCTCCCAGCACCCCCAGTGTCTCCAGTGTGCCTAATGTTCCTGCTCCGACCGCTCACATTGCCACATCCTCCTCATCTTTGTCGTTACTCTGCAACAGTCAGAGTTTTGATTCCCACAGCGGTCTGACCAAGATACATTCTGCAA TTCCCTCTCCGGGCCAGTTACAGCAGCGGGTTCAGAGCGTGGGCAACTTCTCAACACGGCCCCCTCTGAAAGCCACGGCGTACGTGAGCCCTACCATCCAGAGTGCCCCCACAATGCCTTCCTCTGTTAGTCTCGGCTCTAtccccagcagcagcagcagcatctctCTCCCCAGCAAACCCAGCGCCCCCTCGTCCACTCGTAGCGCTCTACCTCGGCCTGCTTCCTTTGTTGGGACAAGTGGGGCCTCGCGCAGTAAAATCGCCCAGCCTATACGAAG